The DNA window TGGCGAGGCGGGCGTTGAAGGCCAGTTCGCGGGGTCCGGCCCCGTCGCCGTCGGCGAAGTCGCTGCCCACCACCACGACCGCCGGGCAGCGCCGTTCCACGTCCCGGTAGCGGGCCACGATCCGCGAGATCAGCTCCTCCCGCCGGCCGTTCGCGACCAGCTCGGTGGCTTCGGCGTACGTCGCGCCGTGCAGCTCGTCGACCGGCAGTTCGACCCGGTAGCGCTCGGTGAGCAGGGCGAGGATCGGGTCGGTGCCGTCGCCGGCGACCAACGGCCGGAACGCGGCGATCCGCCCGACCTGCCGGGACAGCAGCTCGGCCAGCCCGAGCGCCAGTGTCGACTTCCCGCCGCCGGACCCCACGCTGGTCAGGTACACGCTGCGCGCCACGCCCCCACGCTACAAGATCGCCCGTACCCCCGCCCGGGTCCTTGTACCCCCCGCCCCGTGCCTCACCCTCCGCCCGGTCCCTGCGCCGATCTTGCGGTTACCGCCCCGACAATGGCCGCTGTTGGGACGTCTGGCGGGCCGCAACTGCAAGATCGCGCGAGCAGGGGGTCAGGCGGGGGTGGGTGATCTGGTGGGGGGCTCGGTGCGGTTGAGGGTGTCGGGTGGGCCGGCGGCGCGGAGGAGGGCGTCGGACTTCGCCACCCAGGCCGCGCCGAAGGCGAACACGGCGAGCGTCTCGCACCACAGGACCGGCTTGAGCGTGTGCCGGACGTCCTCCGGGAGCAGCGTGCTGGCCAGCGCGAGCGTGATCGCCAGCACGATCAGGCCGCCGCAGGTGCGGTAGAAGAGCACCGCCGGGCGGCGCGGCGGCTCGCCGGCGGTGTCCGGCCGGACGAACAGCGCCAGGCAGAAGATCCCTAGCAAGGTGAAGAGGCCGGCGGCGGCGACCTGGTGCACCACGCCGACCGCGCGGTCGAGTCGGTCGACAGTGGCGGCCGGCGCGCCGGTGGTGGTGGGGAAGAGGGCCACCGTCACCGCCAGGACGCCGGCGACGGTGCCCAGGACGTCCTCCGGCCGGCGATAGCGGTAACCGATCAGGAAGACGCCGACGGCGCACATCGAGCCGACGAAGACGTCCCGCATCTCGGAGTGGTAGTAGCCGCTGAGCGAGTCCAGCAGGGTGAGTCGCCGGGTGGCGGCGAGGTGGCCGACCACCAGCACGACGGGCAGCGCGAGACCGACCGATCCGACACCGAGGCGCAGGTGGCGCACCGTCACCGCGTCCTGCGGCGGTTTGTGGCTCCCGGGGTTCATACCCCAATAGTGGACGTCACCCAGCGAAACTAGTCAGACGCGAACTGTCACTCATCGTCGGGGTCGTCGAGGCGGGCCAGCCAGGTGGCGAACCGCTCGACCGGGGTCTCGAAATCCGGGTTCAGGTCGACGAAGTCGCGCAGGCGCTCACCCAGCCACTCCAGGCTGACCTGCTCGTCGCCCCGGCGCTCGACGAGCTCCTCGATGCCACGGTCGGTGAAGTACACGGTCGTCCTCTCGTCGTACGGCAGCGGCCCGCCCCGGTGCCGGGACGGGCCGCTGCCGGCAATCTCCGTCAGGGGCGGGGGAGAGCCGCCTCGATCAGCGCGTTCTGCTCGACCTCGTGCATCTTCGCCGAGCCGACCGCCGGGGCGGCGGCGGCCGGGCGGGAGATGCGACGCAGTCGCACCTCGGGCAGGTGCTCCAGCAGGTTGAGCGCGACGAACGACCAGGCGCCCTGGTTGGCCGGCTCCTCCTGGACCCAGGCGAAGTCCTCGGCGTTCGGGTACTGCGCCAGCGCGGCCCGGACCTCGTCCACCGGGAGCGGGTAGAGC is part of the Micromonospora sp. WMMD980 genome and encodes:
- a CDS encoding DUF6104 family protein, whose product is MYFTDRGIEELVERRGDEQVSLEWLGERLRDFVDLNPDFETPVERFATWLARLDDPDDE